Genomic DNA from Prosthecobacter sp. SYSU 5D2:
GACGGTGATGACACGGTCGTTTTCAAACCAGGCGTAGGGCGGGAAGTTGGGCACGTCGTCGCCAAAGTAATAGTCGAACCCATGGGACAATGGGCCACCGGAGACGGGCTTGCCCCAGTCGAAATCGCCGGAGGCAAAGACGCGGTGGCGGCCACGGGCGTCCATGACGGGTTCGGCTCCGGGTTTGAGGATGTCGTCCCAGTTCCAGCCGAGGTGCCACTTGCCAATGCAGGCGGTGCGGTAGCCCTGGGTCTTGAGCAACTCAGGCAGAGTGGTATCGGCCTCGTCCAGCACGGGTTTGTCAAAGGAGTTCACAATGCCATGCATCTTCCGCCAGTGGAAGCGGCCCGTCAGCAGGGCGTAACGGCTGGGCGTGCAGATGCCGGAGGAGCTGTGCGCATCCGTGAACCGCATGCCCTGGGAGGCGAGCTTGTCGAGGTGCGGCGTCGGGATTTTTGAATCCGGATTCTGCGCGCCGAGGTCGCCATAACCCATGTCATCGGCATACAGAATGACGATGTTGGGGCGGCTTTCGGCGGCAGGCAGGGAGAGGCAGGCCAACCAGAGAGGCAGGAGGAGCAGGAGGCGGAGCGGTTTCATAAAGTTTGTTAGGCGGCGGGTCAGGCCTTTTTCTTCGGGGTGTTCTTGCCTTTTTTCGGCTTGCGGGAAAAGCGGTGCTTTTGCAGGGCGTCCCATTCCCAGACGCCGCTGCGCTGGGCCCAGGCCTGCCAGAGGGTGGAGAGTTCGCTGAGCTTTTCGGGCTGTGCGGCGGCTTGGTCGTGCTGTTCGGCGCGGTCGGTTTTCAGGTTGTACAGGGCCCATGGGCCACGGCCTTTGGCGACGGCTTTCCAGTCGCCCAGGCGGACGGATTTATTGCCTTCATGCTCCCAGTAAAGGGGACGTTCCGGCAGGGCGGTGGTCTGGCCGGCAGGCAGGGAGAAGACCGGGCGCAAGCTGAGGCCTTCCATCGGCAGGACGGGTTTTTCATTCCGCGTTTGCGGATAAGTGGCCGCGCCGATGTCCACCAGGGTGGGCATGAGATCCATCACGTGCGCGGGGTCCTGGCGGAGTGCGCCTTTATCTGCGATGCCCGCCGGCCAGTGGACGATGAGGGGCGTGGCGATGCCGCCTTCATGGGTGAAGGTCTTGAATTTGCGGAAGGGGGTGTCGGAGACGTTGGCCCATTCCAGCCCGGCGCTGGCATAGGAGAGGCCGGTGCCGATGGGGGCATCTTTCATGCCCCGGCTGAAGCCGCCCGGGCCGCCCTCTGCCGAGCAGCCGTTGTCCGAAAGGAAAAGAATGAGTGTGTTCTCCAACTGGCCAAGTTCCTTCAATGCAGCGACGAGGCGGCCGACGTTTTGATCCAGGCAGTCCACCTGGGCGGCATAGACAGCCATGCGTTTTGACAATGCTTTTTGTTCGGCAGCGGAGAGGGCGGACCATTCACCGGCCTGGTCATCGCGGGGGCTGAGCACGGCTTCCGGCGGCACGATGCCCAGCTCCTTTTGACGGGCGAACCGCTGCTCCCGCACGGCATCCCAGCCGATGTCATAACGGCCTTTGTATTTGGCGATGTCCGCCGGCTTGGCCTGCAGGGGCCAGTGCGGGGCGATGTGGGCGAGGTAAAGGAAGAAGGGCTTGCGGGTCTCCGTGACGGCTTCTTTGATGAAGTCCAGAGCGTGGTCGGTGAAGGTTTCAGTGGCGTAAAAATCATCGGGCAGTTCGACCGTCACGGAGCCATTGACGAAGAAGACCTCCTTGCGGATTTGCAGGGTGTCTTTGAAATAGACTCCGCCGCCCGAAGGGCTGCCCCAGTAGCGGTCGAAACCCCGGTCCAGCGGCCACTGGCCCGGTGCGGAGCCGACATGCCATTTACCCGTCATGAGGGTGGTGTATCCGGCGGGCTTCAGCGCCTCGGCCAGAGTGATGCAGCGGTCGTTCAGATAGCCCTGATAGGAGGGAATGCCGTCATTGGGGGCCATGTGACCGACCCCG
This window encodes:
- a CDS encoding arylsulfatase, translated to MIRLPLLLSLLFTCLAAFQPAFSKQPNIVVILADDLGYSDIGCYGSEIETPHLDALAKGGLRFTQFYNTSRCCPTRAALLTGLHQHQAGVGHMAPNDGIPSYQGYLNDRCITLAEALKPAGYTTLMTGKWHVGSAPGQWPLDRGFDRYWGSPSGGGVYFKDTLQIRKEVFFVNGSVTVELPDDFYATETFTDHALDFIKEAVTETRKPFFLYLAHIAPHWPLQAKPADIAKYKGRYDIGWDAVREQRFARQKELGIVPPEAVLSPRDDQAGEWSALSAAEQKALSKRMAVYAAQVDCLDQNVGRLVAALKELGQLENTLILFLSDNGCSAEGGPGGFSRGMKDAPIGTGLSYASAGLEWANVSDTPFRKFKTFTHEGGIATPLIVHWPAGIADKGALRQDPAHVMDLMPTLVDIGAATYPQTRNEKPVLPMEGLSLRPVFSLPAGQTTALPERPLYWEHEGNKSVRLGDWKAVAKGRGPWALYNLKTDRAEQHDQAAAQPEKLSELSTLWQAWAQRSGVWEWDALQKHRFSRKPKKGKNTPKKKA